The Panicum virgatum strain AP13 chromosome 5K, P.virgatum_v5, whole genome shotgun sequence genome has a window encoding:
- the LOC120706647 gene encoding probable protein phosphatase 2C 2 encodes MGAGAEVMHQVVPLLEAPFRRCVEVIEEVVAVAPVPVQVQVAASPKSVVQELKRFSNAGDSVSVEPLQFVPSIRSGSFADIGPRRYMEDEHILIDDLSAHLGPLLMLSAPSAFYGVFDGHGGSDAAAYMKKHAMKLFFEDAEFPQSSQEDERFAESVEDSVRKAFFRADLALADDSLINRSSGTTALTALVLGRRLLVANVGDCRAVLCRKGVAVEMSKDHRPTYDAERQRVIESGGYIEDGYLNGVLSVTRALGDWDMKLPQGSASPLIAEPEICWTTLTEDDEFLIIGCDGIWDVMTSQHAVSTVRKGLRRHDDPERCARELAMEAKRLETFDNLTVIVVCFISELSGGPAPLEPASNSRLRCCKSLSPEALSKLRRWLDSDH; translated from the exons ATGGGAGCCGGAGCTGAGGTCATGCATCAGGTCGTGCCGCTGCTGGAGGCACCGTTCCGCCGGTGCGTCGAGGTCATCGAGGAGGTGGTCGCGGTGGCGCCTGTGCCGGTGCAGGTGCAGGTGGCGGCGTCGCCGAAGTCGGTGGTGCAG GAGTTGAAAAGATTTTCTAATGCTGGGGATAGTGTATCTGTGGAACCCCTGCAGTTTGTCCCAAGCATTCGATCTGGTAGCTTCGCTGATATTGGACCTAGGCGGTACATGGAAGATGAACATATTCTAATTGATGATCTTTCTGCTCATCTTGGTCCACTGCTTATGTTGTCAGCACCTAGCGCCTTCTATGGG GTCTTTGACGGGCATGGTGGTTCAGATGCAGCCGCTTATATGAAGAAGCATGCAATGAAGTTGTTCTTTGAGGATGCTGAATTCCCACAATCATCACAGGAAGATGAAAGGTTTGCTGAATCTGTTGAGGATTCAGTCCGCAAGGCTTTCTTTCGGGCTGACCTTGCTCTGGCTGATGATTCACTCATCAACCGTTCTTCTGGCACCACAGCACTGACAGCATTGGTCCTTGGAAG GCGACTTTTAGTTGCAAATGTCGGGGATTGCCGGGCAGTCCTTTGTAGGAAAGGCGTAGCAGTGGAGATGTCAAAGGATCACAGGCCAACATATGATGCAGAGCGTCAAAGGGTTATCGAATCTGGTGGGTATATTGAAGATGGCTACCTTAATGGAGTTCTCTCTGTGACCCGGGCTCTTGGTGACTGGGACATGAAACTGCCCCAAGGCTCGGCATCACCCCTCATTGCCGAACCAGAGATCTGCTGGACCACCCTCACCGAGGACGATGAGTTCCTGATCATTGGGTGCGATGGGATATGGGACGTGATGACCAGCCAACATGCGGTGAGCACAGTCCGCAAGGGGTTGCGGCGGCACGATGACCCCGAGAGGTGTGCTCGGGAGCTGGCAATGGAGGCGAAGAGGCTCGAGACCTTTGACAACCTCACGGTGATCGTGGTCTGCTTCATATCCGAGCTCAGCGGCGGTCCGGCGCCCCTAGAGCCGGCATCAAATAGTAGGCTAAGGTGCTGCAAGAGCCTGTCTCCGGAGGCACTGTCCAAGCTGAGGCGATGGCTGGACTCCGATCACTAG